One genomic window of Myxococcus guangdongensis includes the following:
- a CDS encoding serine/threonine-protein kinase, which produces MALQPGDKFGRYELVSWVGRGGMAETWRARWMGDAGVTKSVLIKKVLPGFVADEAFVSMFVNEARISATLSHGNIAQVFDFGRVDEQYFLAMELVDGAPLHRIMKRAATTGLPRLPIPIATYIALEICRGLHYAHTRTDDKGVPLGIVHRDISPDNVLVSYEGQVKIVDFGIAKARMARNFQTEPGVVKGKYLFFSPEQARGREVDARTDVWATGLVLYEMLCGQPPVSGSQASVMMRMANGEFPSPREVHPGLPEELDDIVMKALSVDLSARYESANAFGDALAGFLYSHSPRFSTMSLAYLARVLFRGDMAQEGRELSVPPSFIDELTLWRQQAERPTQVPPARGLAPVAIEVPPPAVDKTPVAPTELRARTTGRGMLVGAAVAVGVIWGGIYGSFGQPLSQSSEVLMNPAYPIPGQLDDIRPGSAAVLAEEARKMAQRALDSGAYRDAVDFANQCLDSVPDHPQCLLTSGASLARAGRFTEAANQYQRFVLRHPRHSLMPTARTLVEEYTRKSAEEQPVQPSGGAEATAPGSVPPPRVAPAGYKVIYDQEAPASRAVSSERAIPANSPIREVVRDARNLMGARKYREAIGVAEWCVKLDPYNADCYLVLGTTYSRLNLPDIGAQYYRRFLEHAPSNHSSRPSVTKLLKKYDSKHKR; this is translated from the coding sequence ATGGCCTTGCAGCCCGGAGACAAGTTCGGCCGATACGAGTTGGTGTCGTGGGTCGGCCGAGGGGGAATGGCGGAGACGTGGCGCGCCCGGTGGATGGGCGACGCTGGCGTGACGAAGTCCGTCCTCATCAAGAAGGTGCTTCCGGGCTTCGTGGCGGACGAAGCGTTCGTGTCGATGTTCGTCAATGAGGCGCGCATCTCGGCGACGCTGTCCCACGGGAACATCGCGCAGGTCTTCGACTTCGGACGGGTGGACGAGCAGTACTTCCTGGCGATGGAGTTGGTGGACGGGGCCCCGCTTCACCGCATCATGAAGCGGGCGGCGACGACGGGCCTGCCGCGGTTGCCCATTCCCATCGCGACGTACATCGCCTTGGAGATCTGCCGGGGGCTGCACTACGCGCACACGCGGACGGACGACAAGGGCGTGCCGCTGGGCATCGTCCATCGGGACATCTCTCCGGACAACGTGCTCGTCAGCTACGAGGGGCAGGTGAAGATCGTCGACTTCGGCATCGCGAAGGCGCGGATGGCGCGCAACTTCCAGACGGAGCCGGGGGTGGTGAAGGGGAAGTACCTGTTCTTCTCACCAGAGCAAGCACGAGGGCGCGAGGTGGATGCCCGCACGGATGTCTGGGCGACAGGGTTGGTGTTGTACGAGATGCTGTGCGGGCAGCCACCGGTGTCGGGCTCGCAGGCGTCGGTGATGATGCGGATGGCGAACGGAGAGTTCCCGTCGCCTCGGGAGGTGCACCCAGGCCTGCCGGAGGAGCTGGACGACATCGTCATGAAGGCGCTGTCGGTGGATTTGTCGGCGCGGTACGAGTCGGCGAATGCGTTCGGGGACGCGCTGGCGGGGTTCCTCTATTCGCATTCACCTCGCTTCTCGACGATGAGCCTGGCGTATCTGGCGCGGGTGCTGTTCCGGGGGGACATGGCGCAGGAGGGGCGTGAGCTGTCCGTGCCTCCGTCGTTCATCGATGAGCTGACGCTGTGGCGACAGCAGGCGGAGCGTCCGACGCAGGTGCCGCCGGCCCGTGGGTTGGCGCCCGTGGCGATCGAGGTGCCGCCTCCGGCCGTGGACAAGACGCCCGTGGCGCCGACGGAGCTCCGCGCACGCACGACGGGGCGGGGGATGCTGGTGGGGGCCGCGGTGGCCGTGGGTGTCATCTGGGGAGGCATCTACGGGTCATTCGGGCAGCCGCTGTCTCAGTCCTCGGAGGTCCTGATGAATCCCGCGTACCCGATTCCCGGGCAGTTGGATGACATACGCCCTGGGTCCGCTGCCGTTCTTGCGGAGGAGGCTCGGAAGATGGCGCAACGTGCACTCGATAGCGGCGCCTATCGGGACGCCGTGGACTTCGCGAATCAATGCCTCGACAGCGTACCGGACCATCCCCAGTGTCTGCTGACTTCCGGGGCGAGCCTTGCGCGCGCGGGGCGGTTCACGGAGGCCGCGAATCAGTATCAGCGGTTCGTTCTCCGTCACCCTCGTCATTCGCTCATGCCGACCGCTCGGACCCTGGTCGAGGAGTACACGCGGAAGAGCGCGGAGGAGCAGCCCGTGCAACCGTCAGGAGGCGCCGAGGCTACGGCACCGGGCAGTGTGCCTCCCCCCAGAGTGGCGCCTGCTGGATACAAGGTCATCTACGACCAGGAGGCCCCGGCCTCTCGAGCTGTTTCGTCGGAGCGAGCGATTCCCGCCAATAGCCCGATTCGCGAGGTGGTTCGCGATGCTCGGAACCTGATGGGTGCAAGGAAGTATAGGGAGGCGATTGGCGTCGCGGAGTGGTGTGTGAAACTCGATCCATACAACGCTGATTGTTATCTGGTGCTGGGGACCACCTACTCACGACTCAATCTGCCCGATATCGGAGCGCAGTATTACAGGCGCTTTCTCGAGCATGCGCCGAGCAACCACTCGAGCCGCCCGAGCGTGACGAAGTTGCTCAAGAAGTACGACAGCAAGCACAAGCGATGA
- a CDS encoding protein kinase domain-containing protein — MAETWRALLLGAAGVTKPVLIKKVLPEFADDDAFISMFISEARISASLSHGNVAQVFDFGMMDGQYFLAMELVDGQPLNRVLKRGARMGLPRLPIPLAVYVALEMCRGLNYAHTRTNEKGVPLGIVHRDISPDNVLISYEGQVKIVDFGIAKARMLRGFHTEPGVVRGKYLYFSPEQARGHDVDARTDIWATGLVLYEMLCGQPPVVGPEPVVLTRMAHGDFPPPIQLRKELPPELNELIMKALSVDVARRFESANAFGDTLAAFLYSFAPRFSTMNLAYLVRELFREDLQKDGRELRVPPAFVEELTTWREQESPGSGLRAPLPDVTPEDARPTTPGVGAGMRPAVSGPPPASSTRPTTPGPSSKDAKTTRGELGAGERSVSGGASSAPTPRVSTPGLAARSTPPRSAVTSGPRAMPGGAASSGETPSPPGGKSSSVSSPTTPGPSSSPPRRTQTSGEVPASTANTSGARSPARRTQTAGSLPAVEPEAPELTVPAFSLSASSPAGTSSSPPPRRTRTEGSLPAVVPDAPESTLPEFSLAAMTAAAGLSSTTPPRRTQSSNALPGSADDTMPAFSVSASTSSEGSASPPRRTQTAAALSSAVHDPPSSVITPTVRFPSVPGPASSSPRRTQTSGSMPMVIQDVSARAANTATEGPSGTPAASAPPPRRTHTLGPVPQLVEDTSTRGASVSTEGHSGPLATSAPPRRTHPLGQAPMALPESASRAASAPTELLHAGSVPVTPGLPSLPPRRTHTLGPTPMGIPIAATRAASAPTELLRSDAVPPAPVPAAPPPRRTLPAGTAPMSNQEASARAANASPVAQNPVPAANAPTVRLASISAPKRHRRTLIAAGAAVLLVLAVAIPFIASRQSEPEDVSPTQPIPTPTAPGDANPTRPQPGAGGSTTASPITPPPVDSEPLHGSPVADSTAPTDAPESVGEYPKETTFVLDSKRHVLRVPLDLVAFSRLDALASYSFWGMTQAKGAADPLIHEPTPRREPLVFFLLSGDAVRPEVREGIVSRNPITLQGVRAISLFTLGEPTREDLSPQSVYLRKVNTEDQQRFTFHPEPMRISARKGFLIKGLDARQTYALSLTPRGEGVFLRGRAHGPAAQVACLEGSPHEDAPSTAEPVAHAEQPLQFLISEWREARVRGIRGLRCGFIDDASFDNEGEAEVHVTPWEKTRRPSPANQEEAARLALQGQRLARAGQHHDAFLLAEDCLRIAPEHPDCLVLSGGMQLLLGRTEGALERYQTFVKRHPNHPEARSVNEILQTYGQTNSGKTPPPLGR; from the coding sequence ATGGCGGAGACGTGGCGCGCCCTCCTGCTCGGCGCCGCCGGAGTCACCAAGCCCGTCCTCATCAAGAAGGTCCTGCCCGAGTTCGCCGACGACGACGCCTTCATCTCCATGTTCATCAGCGAGGCGCGCATCTCCGCTTCGCTCTCCCACGGGAACGTCGCGCAGGTCTTCGACTTCGGCATGATGGATGGCCAGTACTTCCTGGCCATGGAGCTGGTGGATGGACAGCCGCTCAATCGCGTCCTGAAGCGTGGCGCGCGGATGGGCCTGCCCCGTCTGCCCATTCCCCTGGCCGTCTATGTCGCCCTGGAGATGTGTCGGGGACTGAACTACGCGCACACGCGCACGAACGAGAAGGGCGTGCCGCTGGGCATCGTCCACCGGGACATCTCTCCGGACAATGTCCTCATCAGCTACGAGGGCCAGGTCAAGATCGTCGACTTCGGCATCGCCAAGGCCCGCATGCTGCGCGGCTTCCACACGGAGCCCGGTGTGGTGCGTGGCAAGTACCTGTACTTCTCCCCCGAGCAGGCCCGGGGGCACGACGTGGATGCGCGCACGGACATCTGGGCCACGGGGTTGGTGTTGTACGAGATGCTCTGTGGCCAGCCTCCCGTGGTGGGCCCCGAGCCGGTGGTCCTCACCCGGATGGCCCACGGCGACTTCCCGCCACCCATCCAGTTGCGCAAGGAGCTGCCCCCCGAGCTGAATGAGCTGATCATGAAGGCGCTGTCGGTGGACGTGGCGCGGCGCTTCGAGTCCGCCAATGCCTTCGGCGATACGCTGGCCGCGTTCCTCTATTCGTTCGCGCCCCGGTTCTCGACGATGAACCTGGCGTACCTGGTCCGTGAGCTCTTCCGGGAGGATTTGCAGAAGGACGGCCGCGAGCTCCGGGTCCCTCCCGCCTTCGTGGAGGAGCTGACGACGTGGCGCGAGCAGGAGTCGCCCGGCTCGGGACTCCGAGCCCCGCTGCCGGATGTGACGCCCGAGGATGCTCGTCCCACGACGCCCGGCGTGGGGGCCGGGATGCGTCCCGCGGTGTCAGGTCCGCCGCCGGCGTCGTCCACTCGGCCCACGACGCCTGGACCTTCGTCGAAGGATGCGAAGACGACGCGAGGGGAGTTGGGGGCAGGGGAGCGCTCGGTGAGCGGTGGCGCCTCGTCGGCACCGACGCCGCGCGTCTCGACGCCAGGGCTGGCGGCTCGGTCCACGCCGCCCCGGTCCGCGGTGACTTCCGGTCCCCGTGCCATGCCTGGCGGTGCGGCATCCTCGGGGGAGACGCCGAGCCCTCCTGGTGGGAAATCATCCTCGGTCTCCAGCCCGACGACGCCAGGGCCCTCGTCCTCGCCACCGCGTCGAACTCAGACGTCGGGCGAGGTACCCGCGTCCACGGCCAACACTTCCGGGGCGCGGTCGCCAGCACGTCGCACGCAGACGGCGGGCTCCCTGCCCGCGGTGGAGCCCGAGGCCCCCGAGCTCACGGTGCCTGCGTTCTCGCTCTCCGCATCGAGCCCCGCCGGGACTTCATCGTCGCCGCCGCCCCGTCGCACTCGCACGGAGGGCTCACTGCCCGCGGTGGTCCCCGATGCTCCCGAGTCCACGCTGCCGGAGTTCTCGCTCGCCGCGATGACCGCCGCGGCGGGACTTTCATCGACGACGCCACCGCGTCGGACTCAGAGCTCGAACGCGTTACCTGGTTCGGCCGATGACACGATGCCCGCGTTCTCGGTCTCCGCTTCGACCTCGTCGGAGGGCTCGGCCTCGCCACCGCGCCGCACCCAGACCGCGGCCGCGCTCTCCTCGGCGGTTCACGACCCCCCGTCGTCCGTGATCACGCCCACGGTGCGGTTCCCCTCGGTCCCAGGGCCTGCCTCGTCGTCGCCCCGTCGCACCCAGACCTCGGGCTCGATGCCCATGGTCATCCAGGATGTGTCGGCGCGCGCGGCGAACACCGCCACGGAGGGTCCCTCAGGGACCCCGGCTGCTTCAGCTCCGCCGCCACGTCGCACGCACACCCTGGGCCCGGTGCCCCAGCTCGTCGAGGACACTTCGACTCGCGGCGCGAGCGTGTCCACGGAGGGGCACTCAGGTCCCCTGGCGACCTCCGCTCCGCCACGTCGCACGCATCCCCTGGGCCAGGCGCCCATGGCCCTCCCGGAGTCAGCGTCGCGTGCGGCGAGCGCACCCACGGAGCTGCTTCACGCCGGCTCCGTTCCCGTGACGCCGGGCCTTCCCTCATTGCCTCCACGTCGCACCCACACCTTGGGCCCGACGCCCATGGGAATCCCCATCGCCGCGACACGCGCCGCGAGCGCGCCCACGGAGTTGCTTCGCTCGGACGCTGTTCCTCCAGCGCCTGTCCCCGCGGCGCCACCGCCGCGTCGCACGCTGCCCGCCGGGACCGCCCCCATGTCGAATCAGGAGGCCTCGGCTCGCGCCGCGAACGCGTCCCCGGTCGCGCAGAACCCGGTTCCCGCCGCGAACGCGCCCACGGTCCGGCTCGCCTCCATCTCCGCCCCGAAGCGGCATCGTCGAACCCTCATCGCCGCGGGCGCCGCCGTGCTGCTCGTCCTCGCGGTGGCCATCCCGTTCATCGCCTCGAGGCAGTCAGAGCCCGAGGATGTCTCCCCGACCCAACCCATCCCCACGCCCACAGCGCCCGGTGACGCGAACCCCACCCGCCCCCAGCCAGGCGCTGGTGGGTCGACCACCGCGTCCCCCATCACACCGCCACCCGTGGACTCCGAGCCACTCCACGGCTCGCCCGTCGCCGACAGCACCGCGCCCACCGACGCGCCCGAGTCCGTGGGTGAGTACCCGAAGGAGACGACCTTCGTGCTCGACTCGAAGCGACACGTCCTGCGCGTGCCGCTCGACCTGGTGGCCTTCTCCCGCCTCGACGCTTTGGCCAGCTACAGCTTCTGGGGCATGACGCAGGCCAAGGGGGCGGCCGACCCGCTCATCCACGAGCCCACACCGCGCAGGGAGCCCCTCGTCTTCTTCCTGCTCTCCGGCGACGCGGTCCGCCCCGAGGTCCGCGAGGGCATCGTGTCCCGCAACCCCATCACCCTCCAGGGCGTCCGGGCCATCTCGCTGTTCACCCTCGGCGAGCCCACGCGCGAGGACCTCTCGCCCCAGTCCGTCTACCTCCGCAAGGTCAACACCGAGGACCAGCAGCGCTTCACCTTCCACCCCGAGCCCATGCGCATCTCCGCCCGCAAGGGCTTCCTCATCAAGGGACTCGACGCCCGGCAGACGTATGCCCTCTCACTCACGCCGAGAGGGGAGGGCGTGTTCCTCCGAGGCCGCGCGCATGGGCCCGCCGCCCAGGTGGCCTGCCTCGAAGGGTCTCCCCACGAGGACGCCCCGAGCACCGCGGAGCCCGTCGCCCACGCCGAGCAACCCCTGCAGTTCCTCATCTCCGAATGGCGGGAGGCCCGCGTCCGAGGCATCCGGGGCCTGCGATGCGGCTTCATCGACGACGCCAGCTTCGACAACGAGGGCGAGGCCGAGGTCCACGTCACCCCATGGGAGAAGACGCGCCGGCCCTCACCCGCGAATCAAGAGGAGGCCGCGCGCCTGGCGCTCCAGGGACAACGGCTGGCCCGCGCCGGGCAACACCACGACGCCTTCCTGCTGGCCGAGGACTGTCTGCGCATTGCCCCCGAGCATCCCGATTGCCTCGTCCTGTCCGGGGGCATGCAACTCCTGCTCGGGAGGACCGAGGGCGCCCTCGAGCGCTACCAGACCTTCGTCAAGCGCCACCCCAACCACCCCGAGGCGCGCTCGGTGAATGAAATCCTCCAGACGTATGGCCAGACAAATTCAGGGAAAACGCCCCCGCCCCTCGGGCGATGA
- a CDS encoding serine/threonine-protein kinase, protein MALQPGDRFGRYELVSWLGRGGMAETWRARWLGDAGVTKSVLIKKVLPEFVADDAFVSMFVNEARISATLSHGNIAQVFDFGRVDGQYYLAMELVDGPPLHRIMKRAVKTGLPRLPIPIATYITLEICRGLHYAHTRTDDKGVPLGIVHRDISPDNVLVSYEGQVKIVDFGIAKARMARNFQTEPGVVKGKYLFFSPEQARGREVDARSDVWATGLVLYEMLCGQPPVSGSQASVMMRMANGEFPSPRKVYPGLPEELDDIVMKALAVDLSARYESANAFADALAGFLYSYSPRFSAMNLAYLARVLFRGDMAQEGRELSVPPSFIDELTLWRQQAETPTQVPPARGSKPVVSQVMSQVETDLKSRPPRATRKLLPAAIEVPPPVVDDGPEVPTHATKVVGLGVNRGVLFAAALAVGIIGAGGLWYFGWTQAVPAPQSSGAPVNPAYPIPGRLDDEQSARSMSATELAEEARKKAQRARDNGSYRSAADFADQCLKNAPDHPQCLLIAGASHARDGKFEEAASRYQRFVDRHPEHDFSKTARTLVEEYSRKRTEEKPAQPPGETEATARGTTPAGGSSPPREAPPGYKVIYDEAAPAKPVTKSGAASASSLWNPPDSPVRDLILKARELIKAQKYKEADLAAEACARIEPENPDCHLLMGIVSARLNKADEGARHYRRFLELAPNNHPSRKGVTDLLKAYDSHR, encoded by the coding sequence ATGGCCTTGCAGCCCGGAGACAGGTTCGGCCGATACGAGTTGGTGTCGTGGCTCGGTCGGGGGGGAATGGCGGAGACGTGGCGCGCCCGGTGGCTGGGCGACGCCGGCGTGACGAAGTCCGTCCTGATCAAGAAGGTGCTGCCGGAGTTCGTGGCGGACGACGCGTTCGTGTCGATGTTCGTCAATGAGGCGCGCATCTCGGCGACGCTGTCCCACGGGAACATCGCGCAGGTCTTCGACTTCGGACGGGTGGATGGGCAGTACTACCTGGCGATGGAGTTGGTGGATGGGCCGCCGCTGCACCGCATCATGAAGCGGGCGGTGAAGACGGGCCTGCCGCGGTTGCCCATTCCCATCGCGACGTACATCACGTTGGAGATCTGCCGGGGGCTGCACTACGCGCACACGCGGACGGACGACAAGGGCGTGCCGTTGGGCATTGTCCATCGGGACATCTCCCCGGACAACGTGCTCGTCAGCTACGAGGGGCAGGTGAAGATCGTCGACTTCGGCATCGCGAAGGCGCGGATGGCGCGCAACTTCCAGACGGAGCCGGGGGTGGTGAAGGGGAAGTATCTGTTCTTCTCACCGGAGCAGGCGAGAGGGCGGGAGGTGGATGCGCGGTCGGATGTGTGGGCGACAGGGTTGGTGTTGTACGAGATGTTGTGCGGGCAGCCGCCGGTGTCGGGGTCGCAGGCGTCGGTGATGATGCGGATGGCGAACGGGGAGTTCCCGTCGCCTCGGAAGGTGTACCCGGGCCTGCCGGAGGAACTGGACGACATCGTCATGAAGGCGTTGGCGGTGGACTTGTCGGCGCGGTACGAGTCGGCGAACGCGTTCGCGGATGCGCTGGCGGGGTTCCTGTATTCGTATTCGCCGCGCTTCTCGGCGATGAACCTGGCGTACCTGGCGCGGGTGCTGTTCCGGGGGGACATGGCGCAGGAGGGGCGTGAGCTGTCCGTGCCTCCGTCGTTCATCGATGAGCTGACGCTGTGGCGACAGCAGGCGGAGACTCCGACGCAGGTGCCGCCGGCCCGTGGGTCGAAGCCGGTGGTCTCGCAGGTGATGTCCCAGGTCGAGACGGACTTGAAGTCCCGGCCTCCGCGGGCGACCCGGAAGTTGTTACCCGCGGCGATCGAGGTGCCGCCTCCGGTCGTGGATGATGGGCCCGAGGTTCCGACTCACGCGACCAAGGTCGTCGGGCTGGGAGTCAATCGCGGGGTCCTGTTCGCGGCAGCGTTGGCCGTTGGGATCATCGGGGCAGGGGGCCTCTGGTACTTCGGATGGACCCAAGCTGTGCCGGCGCCGCAGTCCTCGGGGGCGCCGGTAAATCCCGCGTACCCGATTCCGGGGCGGCTCGACGATGAACAGAGCGCCCGCTCGATGTCGGCCACGGAGCTGGCCGAGGAGGCGCGGAAGAAGGCTCAACGTGCTCGCGATAATGGGTCCTATCGGAGCGCCGCGGACTTCGCGGATCAATGCCTCAAGAATGCACCGGATCATCCCCAGTGTCTGCTGATTGCTGGGGCCAGCCATGCGCGAGATGGGAAGTTCGAGGAGGCCGCGAGTCGATATCAGCGGTTCGTCGACCGTCACCCTGAGCATGATTTCTCGAAGACGGCTCGGACCTTGGTGGAGGAGTACTCGAGGAAGAGGACGGAGGAGAAGCCCGCGCAACCTCCTGGAGAAACCGAGGCTACGGCCCGTGGCACGACGCCTGCGGGAGGTTCGTCTCCACCGCGAGAGGCTCCGCCTGGATACAAGGTCATCTACGACGAGGCCGCCCCTGCCAAGCCCGTCACGAAGTCTGGCGCTGCTTCCGCCTCTTCACTCTGGAATCCCCCTGATAGCCCGGTCCGTGACTTGATTCTGAAGGCTCGGGAGTTGATCAAGGCGCAGAAATACAAAGAGGCGGACCTTGCCGCGGAGGCGTGTGCGAGGATCGAGCCCGAAAACCCAGACTGTCACTTGCTCATGGGAATCGTTTCCGCACGACTGAACAAGGCCGACGAGGGCGCACGGCATTACAGACGTTTTCTAGAGCTTGCCCCAAACAACCATCCGAGTCGCAAAGGTGTCACGGATTTGCTCAAGGCCTACGACTCGCATCGTTGA
- a CDS encoding serine/threonine-protein kinase → MSTERNQRFGRYELQSLMGRGGMAETWRAKLVGAAGVTKPVLIKMVLPEFANHSDFISRFISEARISSTLSHGNIAQVFEFGRVEGQYFLAMELVDGQPLHRVLKRAARLGLPRLPPSLAAYIALEMCRGLHYAHTRTDEKGAPLGIVHRDISPDNVLISYEGQVKIVDFGIAKARMARDFETQPGVVRGKYLYFSPEQAKGLEVDARSDVWSTGLVLYELLCGQPPVTGTQAAVMLRLAYGEFPPPRQLRPSLPPELDALIMSALSVDLDARYRSAHAFAEGLAEFLYSQTRSFSSQDLAYGVRLLFRDDLQKDGRTLTVPRSFEEEFASWRTSEARARPPPSKPHPRETLELPAAPYPGATPLARNPDLDRTVLDASRFSGEPPTQVLGALGLLSRLWLSRKWRVAGLASLGVLGTVLTGVLIARALPSDSTSTPTEGRDTRPVAGELRPPAVIAYPVRELTLEADRDVIIVPPKFHAFVDLDPSKTYALGDASGPTQEAPEVLAPGADGPTRVFHLLSGDADQLPEANRLGQVPIAPMRFSGARSVALFRLGPPSPRSTPWRNIRLAGRTREAFQAMTFDPDAEGLLLKRALTLTGLDPMVTYALTLEATEQDALLHGPKAGPARTVICAQWVPDAGAAPRNAPRSEREGALLQFLLSIGTEQRVRGVLGLRCGFIDDSVDDNSGALRMRIEKQAQEPSKPPPSKKPRNVDVGALVQEMRQRLRSGDSGAVLSLGEKCLSMAPQHAECLLMSATASTLEGRPDEAERLYRRFLELHPRHAQTEVVKGLLSGLEGVDPSR, encoded by the coding sequence ATGTCCACCGAACGAAACCAACGCTTCGGCCGGTATGAGCTCCAGTCCCTCATGGGGCGGGGCGGGATGGCGGAGACCTGGCGCGCGAAGCTCGTCGGTGCCGCGGGCGTCACCAAGCCGGTCCTCATCAAGATGGTGTTGCCCGAGTTCGCGAACCACTCGGACTTCATCTCCCGGTTCATCAGTGAAGCGCGCATCTCCTCCACGCTGTCCCACGGCAACATCGCCCAGGTCTTCGAGTTCGGCCGCGTCGAGGGCCAGTACTTCCTCGCCATGGAGCTGGTCGATGGCCAGCCCCTCCACCGCGTCCTGAAGCGCGCCGCCAGACTCGGGCTGCCTCGGCTTCCCCCTTCGCTCGCCGCGTACATCGCCCTGGAGATGTGCCGGGGCCTGCACTACGCGCACACGCGCACCGACGAGAAGGGCGCCCCCCTGGGCATCGTCCATCGGGACATCTCCCCGGACAACGTCCTCATCAGCTACGAGGGACAGGTCAAGATCGTCGACTTCGGCATCGCCAAGGCCCGCATGGCCCGCGACTTCGAGACCCAGCCCGGCGTCGTGCGCGGCAAGTACCTCTACTTCTCCCCCGAACAGGCCAAGGGACTCGAGGTCGATGCCCGCAGTGACGTCTGGTCCACCGGCCTCGTGCTCTACGAGCTGCTCTGCGGGCAACCGCCCGTCACCGGCACCCAGGCCGCGGTGATGCTGCGTCTGGCCTACGGCGAGTTCCCTCCACCCCGGCAGCTTCGCCCCAGTCTCCCCCCCGAACTGGACGCGCTCATCATGTCCGCCCTGTCGGTGGACCTCGACGCCCGCTACCGCTCCGCGCACGCCTTCGCCGAGGGACTGGCCGAGTTCCTCTACTCCCAGACCCGCTCGTTCTCCTCCCAGGACCTGGCGTACGGCGTCAGGCTGCTCTTCCGCGACGACCTCCAGAAGGACGGACGCACCCTGACCGTCCCTCGCTCCTTCGAGGAGGAGTTCGCGTCCTGGCGCACCTCCGAGGCCCGCGCCCGTCCACCTCCCTCGAAGCCGCACCCTCGGGAGACGCTGGAGCTCCCCGCCGCTCCGTACCCCGGCGCCACGCCCCTGGCCCGGAACCCCGACCTGGACCGGACCGTGCTCGATGCCTCGCGGTTCTCCGGTGAGCCGCCCACCCAGGTGCTCGGCGCGCTCGGGCTCTTGTCGCGCCTGTGGCTCTCCAGGAAATGGAGGGTGGCGGGACTCGCGTCACTCGGGGTGCTCGGCACGGTGCTCACCGGAGTCCTGATCGCCCGAGCCCTCCCTTCGGACTCCACGAGCACACCGACGGAGGGCCGTGACACGCGACCCGTGGCGGGCGAGCTGCGTCCTCCCGCCGTCATCGCGTATCCCGTGCGCGAGCTGACGCTCGAGGCGGACCGTGATGTCATCATCGTGCCTCCGAAGTTCCACGCCTTCGTGGACCTCGACCCCTCGAAGACCTACGCGCTCGGCGACGCGAGCGGACCCACGCAGGAGGCGCCCGAGGTCCTCGCGCCCGGCGCCGATGGACCGACGCGGGTCTTCCATCTGCTGTCCGGTGACGCGGACCAGCTCCCCGAGGCCAACCGCCTCGGCCAGGTGCCGATCGCCCCGATGCGCTTCTCGGGGGCTCGCTCGGTCGCGCTGTTCCGGCTGGGACCGCCCAGTCCCCGCTCCACGCCCTGGCGCAACATCCGCCTCGCCGGCCGGACCCGCGAGGCGTTCCAGGCGATGACCTTCGACCCGGACGCCGAAGGACTCCTCCTGAAGCGGGCGCTCACGCTCACCGGGTTGGACCCGATGGTGACGTATGCGCTGACGCTGGAGGCGACCGAGCAAGACGCGCTCCTCCATGGGCCCAAGGCCGGGCCCGCGCGCACCGTCATCTGCGCGCAGTGGGTGCCCGACGCGGGGGCCGCGCCACGCAATGCCCCCAGGTCCGAGAGGGAAGGGGCCCTGCTCCAGTTCCTCCTCTCCATCGGCACCGAGCAGCGCGTCCGCGGCGTGCTCGGGCTGCGGTGCGGCTTCATCGATGACAGCGTGGACGACAACTCGGGCGCGCTGCGGATGCGAATCGAGAAGCAGGCGCAGGAGCCGTCCAAACCTCCACCTTCGAAGAAGCCACGGAACGTGGACGTGGGAGCGCTCGTCCAGGAGATGCGGCAGCGGCTGCGGTCCGGGGACTCCGGGGCCGTGCTCTCCCTGGGAGAGAAGTGTCTGTCCATGGCCCCCCAGCACGCGGAATGTCTGCTCATGTCCGCGACGGCGTCGACGCTGGAGGGGCGCCCGGACGAGGCGGAGCGCCTCTATCGCCGGTTCCTCGAGCTGCATCCCCGGCATGCACAGACGGAGGTCGTGAAGGGCTTGTTGTCAGGTCTGGAAGGGGTGGACCCATCGCGGTGA